The following coding sequences lie in one Miscanthus floridulus cultivar M001 chromosome 9, ASM1932011v1, whole genome shotgun sequence genomic window:
- the LOC136484205 gene encoding uncharacterized protein isoform X5 has translation MDGGNREDFAHDSWGGKLEDSRRVVDSALDKGPAPLDSVARGFVSGLRSLVNLHAARFQITVNLAADCEPTLMKIQKEAWLSSSNCDLGRFCTKRSNFVFFIRVE, from the exons ATGGATGGAGGTAACAGGGAGGATTTCGCCCATGATTCATGGGGAGGGAAGCTCGAAGATTCGAGGAGGGTGGTGGATTCTGCCCTCGACAAGGGTCCAGCACCCCTAGACTCTGTGGCCCGTGGGTTTGTAAG CGGGCTCCGATCCCTGGTGAATCTCCATGCAGCCAGGTTCCAAATCACAGTCAATCTCGCAGCAGACTGTGAACCGACACTGATGAAG ATACAAAAGGAGGCTTGGTTGTCAAGCTCAAACTGCGACCTAGGCAG attTTGCACGAAGAGAAgcaattttgttttttttatcagAGTTGAATGA
- the LOC136484205 gene encoding uncharacterized protein isoform X4 → MDGGNREDFAHDSWGGKLEDSRRVVDSALDKGPAPLDSVARGFVSGLRSLVNLHAARFQITVNLAADCEPTLMKIQKEAWLSSSNCDLGRWRFCTKRSNFVFFIRVE, encoded by the exons ATGGATGGAGGTAACAGGGAGGATTTCGCCCATGATTCATGGGGAGGGAAGCTCGAAGATTCGAGGAGGGTGGTGGATTCTGCCCTCGACAAGGGTCCAGCACCCCTAGACTCTGTGGCCCGTGGGTTTGTAAG CGGGCTCCGATCCCTGGTGAATCTCCATGCAGCCAGGTTCCAAATCACAGTCAATCTCGCAGCAGACTGTGAACCGACACTGATGAAG ATACAAAAGGAGGCTTGGTTGTCAAGCTCAAACTGCGACCTAGGCAGGTGGAG attTTGCACGAAGAGAAgcaattttgttttttttatcagAGTTGAATGA
- the LOC136484205 gene encoding uncharacterized protein isoform X2 encodes MDGGNREDFAHDSWGGKLEDSRRVVDSALDKGPAPLDSVARGFVSGLRSLVNLHAARFQITVNLAADCEPTLMKIQKEAWLSSSNCDLGRWRSGSRHMTGYTQSFKRFCTKRSNFVFFIRVE; translated from the exons ATGGATGGAGGTAACAGGGAGGATTTCGCCCATGATTCATGGGGAGGGAAGCTCGAAGATTCGAGGAGGGTGGTGGATTCTGCCCTCGACAAGGGTCCAGCACCCCTAGACTCTGTGGCCCGTGGGTTTGTAAG CGGGCTCCGATCCCTGGTGAATCTCCATGCAGCCAGGTTCCAAATCACAGTCAATCTCGCAGCAGACTGTGAACCGACACTGATGAAG ATACAAAAGGAGGCTTGGTTGTCAAGCTCAAACTGCGACCTAGGCAGGTGGAGGTCTGGTTCCAGACACATGACTGGGTACACCCAGTCATTTAAACG attTTGCACGAAGAGAAgcaattttgttttttttatcagAGTTGAATGA
- the LOC136484205 gene encoding uncharacterized protein isoform X3 translates to MDGGNREDFAHDSWGGKLEDSRRVVDSALDKGPAPLDSVARGFVSGLRSLVNLHAARFQITVNLAADCEPTLMKIQKEAWLSSSNCDLGRWRSGSRHMTGFCTKRSNFVFFIRVE, encoded by the exons ATGGATGGAGGTAACAGGGAGGATTTCGCCCATGATTCATGGGGAGGGAAGCTCGAAGATTCGAGGAGGGTGGTGGATTCTGCCCTCGACAAGGGTCCAGCACCCCTAGACTCTGTGGCCCGTGGGTTTGTAAG CGGGCTCCGATCCCTGGTGAATCTCCATGCAGCCAGGTTCCAAATCACAGTCAATCTCGCAGCAGACTGTGAACCGACACTGATGAAG ATACAAAAGGAGGCTTGGTTGTCAAGCTCAAACTGCGACCTAGGCAGGTGGAGGTCTGGTTCCAGACACATGACTGG attTTGCACGAAGAGAAgcaattttgttttttttatcagAGTTGAATGA
- the LOC136484205 gene encoding uncharacterized protein isoform X1 has protein sequence MDGGNREDFAHDSWGGKLEDSRRVVDSALDKGPAPLDSVARGFVSGLRSLVNLHAARFQITVNLAADCEPTLMKIQKEAWLSSSNCDLGRWRSGSRHMTGYTQSFKRMSTIEVAPETEGVNHLRRNSDDVGWEYVVLVDANNKDKVKCKLYDKVM, from the exons ATGGATGGAGGTAACAGGGAGGATTTCGCCCATGATTCATGGGGAGGGAAGCTCGAAGATTCGAGGAGGGTGGTGGATTCTGCCCTCGACAAGGGTCCAGCACCCCTAGACTCTGTGGCCCGTGGGTTTGTAAG CGGGCTCCGATCCCTGGTGAATCTCCATGCAGCCAGGTTCCAAATCACAGTCAATCTCGCAGCAGACTGTGAACCGACACTGATGAAG ATACAAAAGGAGGCTTGGTTGTCAAGCTCAAACTGCGACCTAGGCAGGTGGAGGTCTGGTTCCAGACACATGACTGGGTACACCCAGTCATTTAAACG GATGTCGACAATAGAGGTTGCACCTGAAACTGAGGGAGTGAATCACCTGAGAAGGAATTCGGATGATGTGGGATGGGAATATGTGGTTCTTGTTGATGCTAACAACAAAGACAAGGTGAAGTGCAAACTCTATGACAAGGTGATGTAA